Proteins encoded together in one Mercenaria mercenaria strain notata chromosome 18, MADL_Memer_1, whole genome shotgun sequence window:
- the LOC128550432 gene encoding uncharacterized protein LOC128550432 isoform X2, with protein sequence MTQIPTDVTFAISSAGTVAYATTSVYTFVITAADDASGSGSATVTLSINDQPAFAATQYGYTIADAAAAGTTLATHTATDVVNSGPLTYSLGGKY encoded by the exons ATGACACAAATACCTACCGACGTGACTTTCGCTATTAGCTCGGCAGGCACTGTGGCTTACGCTACTACGTCTGTGTATACATTCGTCATTAC TGCTGCAGATGATGCAAGTGGGTCGGGCAGTGCTACTGTGACACTTTCGATTAATGATCAACCAGCCTTTGCAGCTACACAATACGGCTATACCATCGCGGATGCAGCAGCTGCAG GCACAACTTTGGCAACACATACGGCAACAGATGTAGTGAACAGTGGCCCGTTAACATATTCTTTAG GTGGAAAATATTAA
- the LOC128550432 gene encoding uncharacterized protein LOC128550432 isoform X1 yields the protein MTQIPTDVTFAISSAGTVAYATTSVYTFVITAADDASGSGSATVTLSINDQPAFAATQYGYTIADAAAAGTTLATHTATDVVNSGPLTYSLVNTSGVITTANAMAASTTGGYSLVLEAADATLTGTTTIWIVVTSCSSGAAGILAGVMTLLMAMTAALY from the exons ATGACACAAATACCTACCGACGTGACTTTCGCTATTAGCTCGGCAGGCACTGTGGCTTACGCTACTACGTCTGTGTATACATTCGTCATTAC TGCTGCAGATGATGCAAGTGGGTCGGGCAGTGCTACTGTGACACTTTCGATTAATGATCAACCAGCCTTTGCAGCTACACAATACGGCTATACCATCGCGGATGCAGCAGCTGCAG GCACAACTTTGGCAACACATACGGCAACAGATGTAGTGAACAGTGGCCCGTTAACATATTCTTTAG TGAACACCTCAGGGGTTATAACCACCGCAAACGCAATGGCTGCTTCCACAACAGGAGGATATAGTCTTGTGCTTGAGGCTGCAGACGCTACTCTTACAGGAACTACGACTATTTGGATTGTGGTAACGTCATGCTCAAGCGGAGCTGCAGGAATCTTAGCTGGCGTCATGACTTTGTTGATGGCAATGACAGCGGCTTTGTATTAG